A single genomic interval of Aegicerativicinus sediminis harbors:
- a CDS encoding 1-acyl-sn-glycerol-3-phosphate acyltransferase produces MGWLAKFIYFKLLGWRIEGNTDFSKDVYKKAVIIAAPHTSWHDFYIGLLLRKIVGLKVHFVAKKELFKWPFGWYFRAVGGSPLDRTSGQNKTEAIAALFEEKNEFRLALAPEGTRKKVTQWKTGFYHIAKRAGVPIIMFTLDFQNKVNKISEPFFPTDDQDSDFAFIKNFYRGVVGKIPEYS; encoded by the coding sequence ATGGGGTGGTTAGCCAAATTCATTTATTTCAAGTTGCTAGGTTGGCGTATTGAGGGAAATACAGATTTCTCTAAAGATGTTTACAAAAAGGCTGTAATAATTGCTGCTCCACATACAAGCTGGCACGATTTCTACATTGGTTTGTTATTAAGGAAGATTGTGGGTTTAAAGGTTCATTTCGTGGCCAAAAAAGAGCTTTTTAAATGGCCATTCGGATGGTATTTTAGAGCTGTTGGAGGGTCTCCGCTGGATAGGACCTCGGGACAAAATAAAACAGAAGCTATTGCGGCATTGTTTGAAGAAAAGAACGAATTCCGTCTAGCCTTAGCACCAGAAGGGACCAGGAAAAAAGTAACTCAATGGAAAACCGGTTTTTACCATATTGCAAAAAGAGCAGGAGTTCCAATAATAATGTTTACGCTAGATTTTCAAAATAAAGTAAATAAGATTTCTGAACCCTTTTTCCCCACAGACGACCAAGATTCTGATTTTGCCTTCATCAAAAATTTCTATAGGGGAGTGGTCGGTAAAATTCCGGAATATTCCTAA
- a CDS encoding iron-containing alcohol dehydrogenase produces MIYKNVPMVSKVVFGRGSFSQLPEILSPLRLNSNAPFLFIADKVFQGNSYLTSRVPLAYRDEILYVSVDDEPTTYKIDEITEDIILRFPQKPSAIIGIGGGSVLDIAKAVSIMLTNPGNAESYLGIGLVKNAPIYHIGIPTLSGTGAEVSNKSVLIGGDGKSSIVSEYITFDQVILDPELIQNVPHHQWFFSAADCFIQSVESEAGHYSNALSISHAREAMKGLENILQADIDSESQQEQLMLGSWHSGLSALHSNNGICRALSFGLIDVLGLKHAISNCIVFNALSDYFPEKVEEFKQMMLIHNIDLPQNLSSNLSDSEIKRMAKISINYQDYWKNAFGNSWKTKFSLDDIIKLYNKM; encoded by the coding sequence ATGATTTACAAGAACGTTCCTATGGTTTCAAAGGTCGTTTTTGGACGTGGAAGTTTCAGTCAATTACCTGAAATTTTAAGTCCATTGCGACTAAATAGTAATGCGCCTTTTTTATTTATCGCGGATAAGGTGTTTCAAGGAAATTCCTACTTAACGTCCAGGGTTCCGTTGGCCTACAGAGATGAAATTTTGTATGTTTCTGTTGACGATGAGCCAACAACATATAAAATAGATGAGATTACTGAAGATATAATTTTGAGATTTCCTCAAAAACCTTCAGCGATCATCGGAATTGGAGGAGGTAGTGTTTTGGATATTGCCAAAGCGGTTTCTATTATGCTTACCAATCCAGGAAATGCTGAAAGTTATTTGGGCATCGGTTTAGTGAAAAATGCTCCTATTTATCATATCGGTATACCTACCTTATCAGGTACTGGAGCTGAGGTTTCAAACAAATCGGTATTAATTGGGGGCGATGGTAAATCAAGTATAGTTTCCGAATATATAACTTTTGACCAAGTAATATTAGATCCAGAATTAATACAAAATGTTCCTCACCACCAATGGTTTTTCTCCGCAGCAGATTGTTTTATTCAATCAGTTGAATCTGAGGCAGGGCATTATTCGAATGCTTTAAGCATATCTCATGCTCGTGAGGCGATGAAGGGTTTAGAGAATATTTTGCAGGCAGACATTGATTCCGAATCGCAACAAGAACAATTAATGTTAGGTTCATGGCATTCAGGTCTCAGCGCATTGCATTCCAACAATGGTATTTGCCGAGCCCTTAGTTTCGGTTTAATAGACGTTTTGGGACTAAAGCATGCAATTAGTAATTGTATAGTTTTTAATGCCTTATCAGATTATTTTCCTGAAAAAGTTGAGGAGTTTAAACAAATGATGCTAATCCATAATATCGATTTACCCCAAAATTTAAGTTCAAATTTATCAGATAGTGAAATAAAAAGAATGGCTAAAATATCTATCAATTATCAGGATTATTGGAAAAATGCATTTGGAAATTCTTGGAAAACGAAATTTTCTCTAGATGACATAATAAAACTATATAATAAAATGTAG
- a CDS encoding HAD family hydrolase, whose translation MEIDYSDIKVIGFDADDTLWVNETYFREAELQFAKLLAPYETANTIDQELFRTEIGNLEFYGYGIKSFVLSMVECGLQLSNNSLPNEAISKMLDIGKDMLNKPVELLDGVEETLKSLYKDYKLILVTKGDLLDQERKLAKSNLEVYFHHIEVVSDKQPLNYKKLLDHLEIRPEEFLMIGNSLKSDVLPLIELGAKAVHVPFHTTWMHEQVEEHVLKEYPYETLSSLLEIKKKLTAPN comes from the coding sequence ATGGAAATAGATTATTCAGACATAAAGGTTATCGGTTTTGATGCTGATGACACCCTATGGGTTAACGAAACTTATTTTAGAGAAGCCGAGCTTCAATTTGCCAAGTTGTTGGCGCCATATGAAACGGCTAATACAATCGATCAGGAATTGTTTCGCACAGAAATAGGAAATTTAGAATTTTATGGTTACGGCATTAAAAGTTTTGTGTTAAGTATGGTAGAATGTGGTCTACAACTTTCCAATAACTCATTGCCGAATGAAGCAATTTCAAAAATGCTAGATATCGGTAAGGATATGCTTAACAAACCTGTAGAGCTTTTAGATGGAGTTGAGGAAACCCTCAAGTCGTTGTACAAAGATTATAAGTTAATATTGGTTACAAAAGGAGATCTATTAGATCAGGAGAGAAAATTAGCGAAATCTAATTTAGAAGTTTACTTCCATCATATTGAGGTGGTTAGTGACAAGCAACCTTTAAATTATAAAAAGTTACTAGACCATCTCGAAATTCGTCCAGAAGAGTTTTTAATGATAGGAAACTCTTTAAAATCAGATGTTTTGCCTCTCATCGAACTAGGTGCAAAAGCAGTACATGTTCCATTTCATACTACTTGGATGCATGAGCAAGTGGAAGAGCATGTGTTGAAAGAATACCCTTATGAAACGCTTTCCTCTCTTTTGGAAATAAAGAAAAAATTAACAGCCCCAAATTAA
- the kdsB gene encoding 3-deoxy-manno-octulosonate cytidylyltransferase, whose product MRIIAMIPARYSASRFPGKLMQDLDGKPVIVRTFDATVATALFDAVYVVTDSEIIKETIEAAGGNVIMSKKSHESGSDRIAEAVEDLEIDIVVNVQGDEPFIEKESLEKVLGVFKTDFNKEIDLASIMVEMHRWEDISNPNIVKVIVDQNDFALYFSRSPIPYPRDKDAGARYFKHKGIYAFRKSALLDFAKLPMKFLEATEKIECIRYLEYGKKIKMVETTVEGIGIDTPEDLELARKQWK is encoded by the coding sequence ATGAGAATAATTGCAATGATACCTGCGCGCTATAGCGCTTCGAGATTCCCTGGGAAATTAATGCAAGATTTAGATGGTAAACCAGTGATTGTAAGGACATTCGATGCAACTGTGGCAACAGCTTTGTTTGATGCAGTTTACGTTGTTACGGACAGTGAAATTATTAAGGAGACTATTGAAGCTGCAGGGGGTAATGTAATTATGAGTAAAAAGTCTCATGAATCTGGTAGTGATAGAATAGCCGAAGCCGTTGAGGATTTGGAGATTGATATAGTTGTAAACGTACAAGGTGATGAACCATTTATAGAAAAAGAGAGTTTAGAAAAAGTTTTGGGAGTTTTTAAAACGGATTTCAATAAAGAAATTGATTTGGCTTCTATAATGGTAGAAATGCACCGATGGGAAGACATTTCAAACCCTAATATAGTAAAGGTTATAGTTGACCAAAATGATTTTGCACTCTATTTTTCCCGCAGTCCAATTCCATATCCAAGAGACAAAGATGCGGGCGCACGTTACTTTAAACATAAAGGGATTTATGCTTTTAGAAAATCCGCATTATTAGATTTTGCAAAACTTCCGATGAAATTTTTAGAAGCAACTGAAAAGATAGAGTGTATTCGATATCTTGAATATGGAAAGAAAATAAAGATGGTAGAAACCACTGTTGAAGGCATTGGTATAGATACCCCAGAAGATTTAGAATTGGCTAGGAAGCAATGGAAATAG
- a CDS encoding DUF4126 domain-containing protein: MEETIISIFLGIGLAASVGFRVFLPLLALSLAAYFNIWELNESWQWLGSFASVVVLSVATVIEILAYFIPFVDNLLDSIAVPLAAIAGTAVMVSTVANLDPVVTWSLAIIAGGGTAAAIAGTTGATRLTSTATTGGLGNPIISGIETIVSLVVSIFSILLPVVAVIFVTIILFVLWRWSRKFSRNKK; the protein is encoded by the coding sequence ATGGAAGAAACTATAATAAGCATTTTTTTAGGTATTGGGTTGGCCGCATCAGTTGGTTTTCGTGTGTTTCTACCCCTTTTGGCCTTGAGTTTAGCAGCTTATTTTAATATTTGGGAGTTGAACGAATCGTGGCAATGGCTCGGTAGCTTTGCCTCAGTGGTTGTTTTGAGTGTAGCAACTGTAATAGAAATCCTCGCTTATTTTATACCATTTGTTGATAATTTATTGGATAGCATTGCAGTTCCGCTGGCTGCAATTGCAGGCACCGCAGTGATGGTTTCAACGGTGGCCAATTTAGATCCAGTAGTAACCTGGTCCTTGGCCATTATTGCCGGAGGAGGTACAGCAGCCGCTATTGCGGGGACAACTGGTGCAACGAGACTTACTTCAACTGCAACTACAGGCGGACTAGGTAATCCAATAATTTCAGGTATTGAAACCATTGTTTCCTTGGTCGTTTCCATATTTTCTATTCTTCTTCCTGTGGTAGCGGTAATTTTTGTGACTATTATACTTTTTGTTTTATGGAGATGGAGTCGGAAGTTTAGTAGGAATAAGAAATAA
- a CDS encoding ATP-dependent DNA helicase — translation MTIPQFFRLLKQKFPFEPTSKQLVVLEQLSKFVLENNTDEIYMLKGFAGTGKTSIIGTLVSNIWEVKKSVVLMAPTGRAAKVISNYSGKEAFTIHKKIYFPKKDRSGGVKFVLQPNKHRNTIFIVDEASMIPDNANESKIFENGSLLEDLVHYVYSGFKCKLILIGDTAQLPPVKSDLSPALDKEQLEWKFNKKVLGLEMDEVVRQEMDSGILINATEVREVLFSNDYSSFKFNLNGFKDIVRLIDGHEILDALNEAYSDEGYEETTIIVRSNKRANLYNQQIRSRILYNENELSAGDQLMVVKNNYFWIKPTTEAGFIANGDIIEVLEIYEFKELYGFKFARVKVKMVDYPRMRPFETVLLLNTLTSESPSLSYEESNSLYQEVFKDYADEASNYRKFLKIKRNEFFNALQVKFSYAITCHKSQGGQWEIVFVEQPYLPNGVDREYLRWLYTAITRAKNKLYLIGFKDEYFVFH, via the coding sequence ATGACTATACCTCAATTCTTCAGGCTTTTAAAACAGAAATTTCCATTTGAACCTACCTCTAAACAACTTGTAGTTTTAGAGCAATTAAGCAAATTTGTATTAGAGAACAACACCGACGAAATATACATGTTGAAGGGTTTTGCTGGTACGGGAAAAACTAGCATAATTGGTACCCTTGTTTCAAATATTTGGGAGGTTAAAAAGAGTGTTGTTCTTATGGCTCCAACTGGTAGAGCAGCAAAAGTTATTTCTAATTATTCTGGTAAAGAGGCGTTTACTATACATAAGAAAATATATTTCCCGAAAAAAGACCGTAGTGGGGGCGTGAAATTTGTTCTGCAGCCCAACAAACATCGCAATACCATATTTATTGTAGATGAAGCTTCAATGATTCCAGATAATGCAAACGAATCTAAGATTTTTGAAAATGGATCACTTTTAGAAGATTTAGTGCATTATGTCTATTCCGGATTTAAATGTAAGCTAATATTGATAGGAGATACCGCTCAGCTGCCGCCTGTTAAAAGTGATTTAAGTCCTGCCTTAGATAAAGAGCAACTGGAATGGAAGTTCAACAAGAAAGTTTTAGGCCTTGAAATGGATGAGGTGGTCCGACAAGAAATGGACTCTGGGATTTTAATAAATGCCACAGAAGTACGTGAAGTTCTTTTTTCAAATGATTATTCAAGCTTCAAATTTAATTTGAATGGCTTTAAGGATATTGTAAGATTGATAGATGGACATGAAATATTAGATGCGCTTAATGAAGCCTACAGTGATGAGGGATATGAAGAAACTACCATTATTGTGAGAAGTAATAAACGAGCCAATTTATATAATCAACAAATTAGAAGTAGGATTCTTTATAATGAAAATGAATTGTCTGCAGGTGACCAATTGATGGTTGTAAAAAACAATTACTTCTGGATTAAGCCGACTACCGAAGCCGGTTTCATTGCAAACGGTGATATTATAGAAGTTTTGGAAATATATGAGTTTAAAGAATTGTATGGTTTCAAGTTTGCGCGTGTAAAGGTAAAAATGGTTGATTATCCACGTATGCGGCCCTTTGAAACCGTATTGTTATTAAACACACTTACTTCTGAATCTCCATCCCTTTCTTACGAAGAATCTAATTCTTTATATCAAGAAGTTTTTAAAGATTATGCTGATGAGGCATCTAATTACAGGAAGTTTTTGAAAATAAAAAGAAACGAGTTTTTTAATGCCCTTCAAGTAAAATTTTCCTATGCCATAACCTGTCACAAGTCGCAGGGAGGGCAGTGGGAAATCGTTTTTGTGGAGCAACCATATTTACCTAATGGTGTTGATCGTGAATATTTAAGATGGTTATATACAGCAATAACCCGTGCAAAAAATAAGTTATACCTTATAGGTTTTAAGGATGAGTATTTTGTTTTTCATTAA
- a CDS encoding DUF3822 family protein: MRLTLMVTGLKTIQKNNNLVDSTDKALSIQVSLNGLSFCIQDNHKQFIGGSSIKFNAPLTPFKLLEQLELFIDQHNLQQEFQYVQIVFRNEICALVPEDYFNQDQIADYLKFNSKILKSDFIATDTIESIKAKNVYVPLMNIVNYLLDIYGSFEYRHSATILIDAILTNNVEPSTTKVYLHLDGTYFEMVVIKKGKLEFYNMFEFNSKEDLIYYVLFTMEQLKLNPENIPLEIMGDLTEEDDIFRIIYRYIRHVHLFQFEPSIDFQLLSEIENPYLLINSFSYANNFRDA, translated from the coding sequence ATGAGGTTAACACTAATGGTAACTGGCCTAAAAACTATTCAAAAGAACAATAATTTGGTTGATTCAACCGATAAAGCATTGTCCATTCAAGTAAGTTTGAATGGACTTTCTTTTTGTATACAAGACAACCATAAACAATTTATTGGCGGGAGTAGTATTAAATTCAATGCACCACTTACCCCATTCAAACTACTTGAACAATTAGAATTGTTTATTGACCAACATAATCTTCAGCAAGAATTTCAATATGTACAAATTGTTTTCAGAAATGAAATCTGTGCTTTAGTTCCAGAAGATTATTTCAATCAAGATCAAATAGCCGATTATTTAAAATTCAACTCAAAAATTCTAAAGTCAGATTTTATTGCTACTGATACTATAGAAAGCATTAAGGCAAAAAATGTCTATGTTCCGTTGATGAATATTGTTAATTACCTATTAGATATTTACGGTAGTTTTGAATATCGCCATTCTGCCACAATACTTATAGACGCAATCCTTACCAATAATGTAGAACCTAGCACAACAAAGGTTTACCTCCATTTGGATGGTACCTATTTTGAAATGGTGGTGATAAAAAAAGGAAAATTGGAATTCTATAATATGTTTGAATTCAACTCAAAGGAGGACCTGATTTATTATGTTTTATTTACCATGGAACAACTAAAATTAAATCCCGAAAACATTCCTTTAGAAATTATGGGCGACCTTACAGAAGAGGATGATATTTTTAGAATTATTTACCGGTATATCCGCCACGTTCATTTATTTCAATTTGAACCGTCAATTGATTTTCAATTACTTTCTGAAATCGAAAACCCTTATTTATTAATAAATTCTTTTTCTTATGCGAATAATTTCCGGGACGCTTAA
- the rsmD gene encoding 16S rRNA (guanine(966)-N(2))-methyltransferase RsmD — translation MRIISGTLKGRKINPPKNLPVRPTTDMAKEGLFNILNNHYYFDELKVLDLFSGTGSIAYEFVSRGAPEVIAVDQDFKCIKFIEQTASKLELPIRTIKLDVFKFLENNTQSFDVIFADPPYALDFDMFEKMVSLVIEKGMLKEEGQLIIEHSNKTDLSNLSSFINARNYGGTVFSFFEISN, via the coding sequence ATGCGAATAATTTCCGGGACGCTTAAGGGAAGAAAAATTAATCCCCCTAAAAATTTACCCGTCCGCCCTACAACTGATATGGCTAAGGAAGGCTTGTTCAATATCCTCAATAATCATTATTATTTTGACGAACTAAAAGTGTTAGATTTATTTTCTGGTACTGGAAGTATTGCTTACGAATTTGTATCTAGGGGTGCACCAGAAGTTATAGCGGTTGACCAGGATTTTAAATGTATTAAGTTTATAGAACAAACCGCTTCAAAATTGGAATTGCCTATTAGAACAATTAAATTGGATGTATTCAAGTTTCTAGAAAATAATACTCAATCTTTCGATGTAATTTTTGCTGATCCACCTTATGCACTAGATTTCGACATGTTTGAAAAAATGGTTTCATTGGTAATTGAAAAAGGTATGTTAAAAGAGGAAGGGCAATTGATTATTGAACATTCTAATAAAACAGATTTATCGAATCTTTCTTCATTTATAAATGCTAGAAATTATGGAGGCACTGTTTTTAGCTTCTTCGAAATCTCTAATTGA
- the dnaX gene encoding DNA polymerase III subunit gamma/tau has translation MEHFIVSARKYRPQTFKDVVGQSAITNTLLNAIENNHLAQALLFTGPRGVGKTTCARILAKMINMDGDTKDDEDFAFNIFELDAASNNSVDDIRNLTDQVRIPPQVGKYKVYIIDEVHMLSSSAFNAFLKTLEEPPKHCIFILATTEKHKIIPTILSRCQIFDFKRITVKDAKEYLKYIAEEQGVTAEDDALHIIAQKADGAMRDALSIFDRVVSFSGKNLTRQAVTENLNVLDYETFLRSTDLILENDIPGLLMLFNDTLSKGFDGQNYIVGLASHFRDLMVCKNPETIALLEVGENIAEKYQLQSHKTSMEFLIRAIEIANECDLNYKGSKNPRLLVELSLMQLASITFNGEKKNNRHYIIPASYFKNKGIKAIPVNKPATAAVERITIENNQLNEPTEELSKVEEPQPEPEKKEIVIDISSTKQTSGLSLSSIRKKREHLIRQMDVVVDESELPREAVTEDQLLEVWNTYASKMENKGKKLLASTLLMDQPQLRGTVIHLTFPNETLKIELEREQLPLLAHLRKKLKNYDLNIKITVKEDKEKKYAFTAREKYEKLKEKNPNIELLRKTFGLDL, from the coding sequence TTGGAGCATTTCATTGTTTCGGCTAGAAAATATAGACCTCAAACATTTAAAGATGTTGTGGGGCAATCGGCCATTACAAACACTCTTTTAAATGCCATTGAAAATAATCATTTGGCGCAGGCCCTATTGTTTACAGGCCCTCGTGGTGTAGGTAAAACTACCTGTGCTAGAATTTTGGCCAAAATGATTAACATGGATGGCGATACCAAGGATGATGAAGATTTTGCTTTTAACATTTTTGAATTGGATGCCGCTTCGAACAATTCAGTTGATGATATTAGAAATCTAACCGATCAAGTTAGGATACCTCCTCAGGTGGGCAAATATAAAGTCTATATCATTGATGAAGTTCATATGCTCTCTTCCTCTGCTTTCAATGCCTTTCTGAAAACGTTAGAAGAGCCTCCAAAACATTGCATTTTTATACTTGCAACAACGGAAAAACATAAAATAATACCTACTATTCTTAGTAGATGTCAAATTTTTGATTTTAAGCGTATAACGGTAAAAGATGCAAAGGAGTATCTAAAGTATATTGCAGAAGAACAGGGTGTAACAGCTGAGGATGATGCCCTTCATATTATAGCCCAAAAAGCTGATGGAGCCATGCGAGATGCCTTGTCAATTTTTGATAGGGTAGTTAGTTTCTCTGGGAAAAATTTAACGAGGCAGGCCGTCACGGAAAACCTAAACGTTTTAGATTATGAAACGTTTCTCAGAAGTACGGACCTAATTTTAGAAAATGATATTCCTGGTCTCTTAATGTTGTTTAATGATACACTGTCCAAAGGATTTGATGGACAAAATTATATCGTCGGATTAGCTTCACACTTCAGGGATTTAATGGTTTGCAAAAATCCTGAAACAATTGCTTTATTAGAGGTTGGCGAAAACATTGCAGAAAAATATCAATTGCAAAGTCATAAAACTTCTATGGAATTCTTGATAAGAGCAATTGAAATTGCCAATGAATGTGACCTAAACTATAAAGGCAGTAAAAATCCTCGTCTTCTGGTTGAATTAAGCCTTATGCAATTAGCCTCCATTACGTTTAATGGAGAAAAAAAAAATAATAGACATTACATAATTCCTGCCTCATATTTCAAAAATAAGGGTATCAAAGCCATTCCGGTTAACAAACCTGCTACTGCTGCCGTTGAAAGGATAACCATTGAAAATAACCAACTAAACGAACCTACTGAAGAACTTTCAAAAGTAGAAGAACCTCAGCCAGAACCTGAAAAAAAAGAAATCGTTATTGATATAAGCAGCACGAAACAAACTTCAGGGTTATCATTGTCTAGCATACGGAAAAAAAGAGAACATCTAATTCGACAAATGGATGTGGTGGTGGATGAATCGGAATTACCTAGAGAGGCTGTTACTGAAGATCAGCTTCTGGAAGTTTGGAATACTTATGCGTCCAAAATGGAAAATAAAGGTAAAAAGTTGTTGGCTTCTACCCTTTTAATGGATCAACCTCAATTGAGAGGTACTGTGATTCACTTAACCTTTCCAAATGAGACCTTAAAAATTGAATTGGAAAGAGAACAACTCCCCCTTCTTGCACACCTTAGGAAAAAATTAAAAAATTACGATCTTAATATCAAGATAACTGTAAAGGAAGACAAGGAGAAAAAATATGCTTTTACTGCCCGGGAGAAGTATGAAAAATTAAAGGAGAAAAATCCGAATATAGAATTACTAAGAAAAACCTTTGGCCTTGACCTCTAA
- the miaE gene encoding tRNA-(ms[2]io[6]A)-hydroxylase, giving the protein MLGLKLPTDPRWVNIVEKNIEDILTDHAWCEQKAASTAISLIVTFPEYNELVQEMTALVKEEISHFKLVHDKIVERDLILGRERRDDYVIELMKFFPKGGSRSTQLVHRLLYAALIEARSCERFLLLSKELQDPELAEFYRKLMVSEANHYTMFLGFARQYGDKEEVNKKWDELLKYEAEIMSQLGKTSQVHG; this is encoded by the coding sequence ATGTTAGGCTTAAAACTTCCCACAGATCCGCGTTGGGTGAATATTGTAGAAAAAAATATTGAAGATATCTTAACCGATCATGCGTGGTGCGAGCAAAAAGCGGCCAGCACGGCCATTTCTTTGATTGTTACATTTCCTGAATACAATGAGCTAGTTCAAGAGATGACGGCATTGGTTAAAGAAGAAATTAGCCATTTTAAATTAGTACATGATAAAATTGTTGAAAGAGATTTAATTTTAGGTAGGGAAAGACGCGATGATTATGTTATTGAATTGATGAAATTCTTTCCTAAAGGAGGCTCACGCAGTACCCAATTAGTGCATCGTTTACTGTATGCTGCTCTCATCGAGGCCAGAAGTTGTGAGAGGTTCCTTTTACTTTCCAAAGAATTACAAGACCCAGAGCTAGCAGAATTTTATAGGAAATTAATGGTTAGTGAAGCAAACCATTATACTATGTTCTTAGGCTTTGCTCGCCAATATGGAGATAAAGAGGAAGTAAATAAAAAATGGGATGAACTTTTGAAGTATGAAGCCGAAATTATGTCTCAATTAGGCAAAACTTCACAAGTACATGGATAA
- a CDS encoding porin family protein, with amino-acid sequence MKLLTTTMLMVLFTTLSFSQETLWGARAGINISNLDFKPSLGEDPTVRNGFVFGGFMDHNFSDVVSLFVELQFSAEGAKEKELRLDYIQLPVMLRFAIGNSFKIGVGPQIGTKVWKHEDGIKDFNFSGVGGIEVMITEMLFLDARYSLGLSDILDENPDFEAKNNNIQLGFGLKL; translated from the coding sequence ATGAAATTACTTACTACTACTATGCTGATGGTGTTATTTACAACACTATCCTTTTCGCAAGAGACATTGTGGGGTGCCAGAGCGGGTATCAACATTTCAAATTTAGATTTTAAACCAAGTTTAGGTGAAGACCCAACTGTAAGAAACGGTTTTGTTTTTGGAGGTTTTATGGACCATAATTTCTCTGATGTCGTTTCTTTGTTTGTAGAATTACAATTCTCTGCAGAGGGTGCTAAGGAAAAAGAATTAAGATTGGATTATATTCAATTACCAGTTATGCTTCGTTTTGCTATTGGTAACAGTTTTAAAATTGGTGTTGGGCCACAAATCGGGACCAAGGTTTGGAAACATGAAGATGGAATTAAAGACTTCAACTTTTCAGGAGTTGGTGGAATTGAGGTTATGATAACCGAGATGTTATTTTTAGATGCTCGCTATTCACTTGGCTTGTCTGATATTTTGGATGAAAATCCAGATTTCGAAGCCAAAAACAATAATATCCAACTAGGTTTCGGATTGAAACTTTAA
- a CDS encoding Ppx/GppA phosphatase family protein, whose product MLKFKKYAAIDIGSNAVRLLVADIIEQENKPTIFRKTSLVRVPIRLGSDVFIDHTISESNKQRMVDTMLAFKLLMKSHKVQRYKACATSAMRESTNGIEVVKAVRQKSGITIDVIDGEVEAAIIAATDLKSYLIEDKTYLYVDVGGGSTEFSVIHGGITVASKSFKVGTVRLLNDMVPNALWKELEIWIKTNTEEFEKVDLIGSGGNINKIFKLSGKKMGRPLTYFWLTSFYNDLQNYTYDERITELDLNQDRADVIIPATRIYLSSMKWSGAKDIYVPKIGLSDGIVKSMYFNTVSSQELD is encoded by the coding sequence ATGCTTAAGTTTAAGAAATATGCTGCCATCGATATAGGTTCAAATGCAGTTAGACTTTTGGTTGCAGATATTATTGAACAGGAAAACAAGCCTACCATATTTAGAAAAACTTCTTTGGTTCGTGTTCCTATTCGTTTAGGTTCGGATGTTTTTATTGATCATACTATTTCTGAATCTAATAAACAACGGATGGTAGATACCATGTTGGCCTTTAAATTATTGATGAAGTCACATAAAGTACAGCGGTATAAAGCATGTGCTACTTCAGCTATGAGGGAGTCAACTAATGGCATTGAGGTTGTGAAGGCGGTTCGACAAAAATCTGGAATTACAATTGATGTAATAGATGGTGAGGTAGAGGCTGCAATTATAGCCGCGACTGATTTGAAGAGTTATTTAATTGAAGATAAAACATATCTTTATGTTGATGTTGGAGGTGGTAGCACAGAATTTTCCGTAATCCATGGAGGAATTACTGTTGCTTCTAAATCTTTTAAAGTAGGAACTGTTCGATTATTAAATGACATGGTTCCCAATGCCCTTTGGAAGGAATTAGAAATTTGGATTAAAACAAATACAGAAGAATTTGAGAAAGTTGACCTAATTGGGTCTGGCGGAAACATTAACAAGATTTTCAAATTATCTGGTAAAAAAATGGGTAGACCTTTAACTTATTTTTGGCTGACTTCGTTTTATAACGATCTTCAGAATTATACCTATGATGAACGAATTACGGAATTAGATTTAAATCAAGATAGGGCAGACGTAATTATTCCAGCCACAAGAATTTATTTATCCTCGATGAAATGGAGTGGGGCGAAAGATATTTATGTGCCTAAAATAGGATTGTCTGACGGTATCGTTAAAAGCATGTATTTCAACACTGTAAGCAGTCAAGAACTGGATTAA